The genomic DNA atatatacattttacccTAATCTCAGTTCAACTTAACTGCCTCGTATGTTTGGAAGACAAATTTCAACACATTTTtctgtacttaaaaaaataacaaaaaaagccCTTTACTCCAAACTCAGTAATAATGGACATCTAAATATGACAAAAGATACGTGTCAACATGTCACCCAAAATCCTTACTATAACTGTGCATAACAAAGCATGGCATGATTGGATTGCACCTTATTTACTGTTGATgtcgtgcacctccagggtccccAGTTCAATCTGTTTCTGTGTAGGGTCCCACTTCTTGgttgttctgctttttttttgctttcctcCCATCTTCCAAAACATGTTGGACAGGCTATGATAAAATGCCCCTAGTTGTGAGGGTGTGTGCATGGTGCAATAAATAGACTGGTATTTCTGACTCACACCACGGAAACCTTTACCTTTCACaaggtaatttattttatacatgtatAGAAAAGTAGTCTTTATGTGCTTCTTTTCTACTTGGTAACTTCGCCAAAACCACAATCACatatcctcaaaaaaaaaaaaaacagagcagtgCAAgagtcaccacctggatttatgAGTAAATAGTTAAAAGGCTTCTTTTGGATAATTAATGCATCATTTATGGTGAATATGGTGAAAAGCTACAGTAAGTCTACCATGTCAGAAGTCATATCCTGTGGTTGTGGCAAAGatgttgctctctctctcagtaaggtcaaattattagcctgcatcaagcaaagaaaacaactaagaagacTGCTGAAATTGGCATAAGAACTGTCCAATGCATTATAAAAACCTGGAGGGATGGGGTGAAGCATCACCATTAAGAAATCCCATGTGTTCGGAAGAGGTTTTTAAAAGATTGCtatcagtttatatatatttttttattatgccatAACTTTTGGTGAATTCAATTcatatcaataaataataaattcaataaaaacagCAGTGGAACTCACAATAGTGTTCCACACGCACAGTGCAAAGTGAACTCGAGGGATTGGGGATAAACACCTGTGTTGTAGAAACAAGGGCTTCAATTTGGTGGgtagcataaagaatggactgtggagcattggaaaaGGTAATCTGGTCTAATAAgcccagatttaccctgttgcAAAGTGATGGGTACTTTAgggaaagatggaaaaaaaaacctggattGGCCACCAAACCTTGGAGTCCAAACCTTAACCCCATTAAGAATCTTAGAGATGCGCAGGAGATGACGTTGAAGCAGTCTGACTCTTCCATGATCAGTACAAGATGAAGCAATCAATGTGGCTGACAGGAATGAATGTTGTGACATTGTGTAAGCCTCTTAACACAATGCCAATgatgtaatcaaagcaaaacatAGTCCAATGTAATATGTTTTGGCAGCTTGTGGTGTCTCAACAACACCTTATTAACaccttttacatatttttttcatgtcattTCCTACCCGTATATATATTAGGTTGGAAAGATCTGGtgtattcttttaaatatgctCATAAATGTTTCTATGTATATTTActgatgtttgtgtttttctcttttctcacaTCCCGATGTCAAGTGGTGACATGGTTTCACAAAACTGCAGCATTAAGGATTTCAAGGAGTCCGTGTTTCCCGCTGCCTACCTGCTTGTCTTTATTCTGGGTGTTGTAGGACACTTGGTCTCCATGTACATCTTCTTCTGTGTATGGAGGAAGAAGAGATGTCTGACTACGGTCAACCTGTTCATGGTTAATCTGCTGGTGTCAGACCTTATGCTGGTGTGCTCGTTGCCTTTCAGAGCTTCTTACTATCTTTCGGGGTCTCGTTGGAAATACGGCAGGGTGCCCTGCCGTCTCATATTCTACGTCTTCTACCTGAACATGTACACATCTATCTACTTTTTGGTTTCCCTTAACATCATGCGGTATTTGGCGATGGTGCAGCCGTACCGCTACAAACGCTTGCAGAGATGGTGTAATGGAccatttgtttgtctgtttatctGGCTGTTTGTTGCGCTGACCACCAGTCCTTTGCTGTTTCTGACCCAGGGTAAAAATACGACCATAGATAACAGTCACGAATGCATGGAGTTACGAAACAACAACCAAAGCATCCAGATTTTAATCTTTATCAACAACACAACTCTGACCGTGGGCTTTGTGTTGCCTTTGGCATGCACCTTGTGGTGCTCTGTGTTTGTAGCCTACAGACTGTGGAGGCCTGGGCCATCCCAGCAGACGATCACCATCATGAAGAAGAAAGCCTTTGCTTTGGTCATCATCAGCCTCTGCTTTTTTATCATCTGCTTTTTACCGTATCATGCCATGAGGACAGTCTTTTTATATACAGAATTGGGTGTGAGCAATGACAAGTTTGGCAGTTCTTGCAATGTTGTCTGGATAGTACGTAAAGGCGCGGTAGTGACACTTTGCTTGAGTGTAGCCCACAGCTGCCTGGATCCTATCCTGTTCTTTTTTGTTGGAGAAAATTTCAGGTCTTTCTTTACGCAGCAGCTGAGGAGATGGAGAACAGATACAGGCAACAGAAAAAGAggccagcagggggcagagttGAAGATCCTACAAAAATAAGACTGTAACAAATAAGACAAAGGGTTCAAATGACTCAATTGCTTGTACCGGGGGAAAAAATCGCAGGATATCagatgtttatctttttttggctcaatgattcttaaaaaaaaaaaattgtttattacAATGTACACATCATTATGTCTCTCTAAAGGTTATGTTTGAGGAGCATTACACTATCCAAACATTAAGTAATGTACTTGGCAGGTTGTAAAAAGCTTCGCTTGCAATGTTTATTGTTCCTGATGTGATGACGAAGTTAAACGTAAGTTGTTTTgcaatatttaataatgttgCTTATAAAACATTCTCTTATGGCTGAAACtaatattactgtacataaaaagaTATAAATTAGTGTAACCTACTCAAACGTAATGACAAATATACTGAAAACTTGGCaatgtttactttttctttcttgagaAATACAAATGTGAAATGAAGGAAgacaaataatatttaacaatCTATATAAATGTAGTGCAATGTACCTCAATCCATAGATTACTGACAACACTTCATACCATCAATTAGTTTTAGCTGGGAATggcaaacacatttttataatctCTGAAAATGACACAGTTGTCTGTGGGTGTACTTTATGATTTTGCTGAGCATGTTGGGATATTTTAAAATAGCTAATATGGGTGggtcaaattctttaaaaagcaAGTGGGAGCATTTCCTTCTACATTTAGCTAATATGTAGATGACACTCTTATTAAAAGTGCAAACAGCTGAAGTTGCAGCAATGCAGAGAACCTGGAAAATCTGTAAGTGTTCATAAACATGACCTAAAGACTGAATCTAGCtttaaatgattacatttttagTACCATTGTGACTAAAGACAGCTAACATAGAGAGAAATGTGGGAAATACTTTTATTAAAGTCTCAGTGTCATCTAAAATCCACCACCTGGAGGATATGAAATTCATCGGACTGCTACAAATAGCATCCAGTGGTAATGGCAAAAGTGAAACACAGTAAATGAAACATGCTAATGGGGGGAAAATGAGCTTATTATCTTAAACTTACTTTGTAGAACATTAATGCAAACCTGTTTTCTAAACAATTGGCATCACAGGCTGGATCACAGAAACTGATGatataatcattttaatcacatttagaaaaattaaacaaactcTGTAATCTTACAATTCAGCATGGCGGTATAATGATTAGCAATGTGGCCTCCTCACACCTTCAAGGTCTGTGTaaatggagtttacatgttctccctgtgcatagtaagtttcctctgggtattccagtttcctccaacaatgcaaatacatgcaAAGTAAGCTGATCAGTGTTTCCAAATTTCAaattgtgtgaatgagtttgtgtgccctgcgatgtcaTCCAGGGAGTACCCTGCCTCGTGACCCAGGTCTTCTGAAAGAGATAATATAGAGGGTGCAACAAAACATGGAGAACACCTTAACACCTGGTTTGGAATAGAATTGACCAAAATTTTATATTGACTTTTAGGGATGCTGCTAAGAGGGAAGGGGcctttaagaaaaaacaaatccaaGGGCCCATGAGTTTCATCAAGGTTGGGGACTCAGTAAGTT from Clarias gariepinus isolate MV-2021 ecotype Netherlands chromosome 19, CGAR_prim_01v2, whole genome shotgun sequence includes the following:
- the cysltr2a gene encoding cysteinyl leukotriene receptor 2 isoform X1, with the translated sequence MSSGDMVSQNCSIKDFKESVFPAAYLLVFILGVVGHLVSMYIFFCVWRKKRCLTTVNLFMVNLLVSDLMLVCSLPFRASYYLSGSRWKYGRVPCRLIFYVFYLNMYTSIYFLVSLNIMRYLAMVQPYRYKRLQRWCNGPFVCLFIWLFVALTTSPLLFLTQGKNTTIDNSHECMELRNNNQSIQILIFINNTTLTVGFVLPLACTLWCSVFVAYRLWRPGPSQQTITIMKKKAFALVIISLCFFIICFLPYHAMRTVFLYTELGVSNDKFGSSCNVVWIVRKGAVVTLCLSVAHSCLDPILFFFVGENFRSFFTQQLRRWRTDTGNRKRGQQGAELKILQK
- the cysltr2a gene encoding cysteinyl leukotriene receptor 2 isoform X2 yields the protein MVSQNCSIKDFKESVFPAAYLLVFILGVVGHLVSMYIFFCVWRKKRCLTTVNLFMVNLLVSDLMLVCSLPFRASYYLSGSRWKYGRVPCRLIFYVFYLNMYTSIYFLVSLNIMRYLAMVQPYRYKRLQRWCNGPFVCLFIWLFVALTTSPLLFLTQGKNTTIDNSHECMELRNNNQSIQILIFINNTTLTVGFVLPLACTLWCSVFVAYRLWRPGPSQQTITIMKKKAFALVIISLCFFIICFLPYHAMRTVFLYTELGVSNDKFGSSCNVVWIVRKGAVVTLCLSVAHSCLDPILFFFVGENFRSFFTQQLRRWRTDTGNRKRGQQGAELKILQK